CCAATTTGTGTCGTACCAATGTTGTACCAAGACCTAGAGAGAGAGGCGACGCCATTCTGGAGTTATTTCTGTCAAATTTCGGATTCTACGACAAGTTATGGTTCTTATTCGGGTGCTGTTCCTAATGAGAAAATAACTTGGGGCAAATTGGATGCAGATACGCCAAAATATATAGTAGAATCGGATGCTACGATAGTAGCGCCTTTAATATTTGCTTATTTATTGGGGTATTAATCTCCCTTTAAATGAACTGTAGGGGTCTATAATGATACTATTGCCAGTATATTGTAGCCCCTACACTCATTAAAAAAAGGTGTGTTTTTATTGAATATAGTAAGTGGTATACTATCGATTTATTCGTACTTAAAAAGCTTAGTTAATCCTTTCTGTAGGCCGACAAAAAGTACCTGAAGTAATCCAATGACTACAACTATAATTGCTAAGGCAACAGGTGCCCATTCATGATCACCCGATTTGAAAAATCCAAAAGCAGCATATAAGCCTAAACCAACAGTATAGAACTGAAGGTAAAGTTTAAAAAGGTTCAGGTTATGGATAAATCCAAATCCAAAACTTTTGAACTGTTTCTGTTTTTTCTCTGATGAAGAATATTTCTCCACAATTTCATTTCGTAATACCGCTAATTGATGCCCGAAAAACACCCAAGCTAATAATGAAACATAGATAACATTTAGCGGTAATTGAATACCTTGGTTCAGCGTATATAACAACAAAAAGTCATAGAGATATATAAAAACAGCTGAATAGAAAAAGGCCCAAAAGGTGAAATTTAAACCAATGTATAAAAGGCCTATAGGTCCGAGAAACGAAAGTACAGAGGCAACAGTAATGTTTACTTTTGATAATTTGCTCATTTTTAAAAGTGAGGTTTGTAAGGCATTTAGTTAATAATCAGATAGCTGTTATACCTATTGTATTATCGATGGATAGGGTATAACACTATCAAAAATAGAAAGTTTAATTGATAAATCAAGACTGAATTCATAGAGTTTTGTATTGAAATGCACATTGTTATCAACTGGTTTTGATAAGCTACTGAAGGACATTGATGTAACGAAAAGTGTAACGGTTACTTTGTATAATCAGTAACTCAATATAGTTTTTTTAATTCTAGTATAAATAAAGAAGGTAGACGCACTAAAGTGTATTTAGAAAGTGTATCACAAAATTAAATACCTATATTTCTCTTCCATAAGATGAAACCTATGAAATGTATACTTCGTTCCTTTAATTTTTTAATTCCTCTCCTTTCATATCAAGTTCTATTTTATACCTTTGTTGGGCGTTGATTATTTACTGTATTGAAAAGAAGACGCCTTAGAAATTTGTCTGGAATCAATTTTTTAAGATTTACAACTCAACAAAACTATTATGCAAACTAAACAACTACTGCTAATACTGTCTTTTTTTGTCACAATTTCCTGTGCTCAGGACAAGAAAGCTGTTATGTCATTTAAAACAAGCCAATTACGATCTGCATTACCCGAAATGCAAAAAGAGTATGAAAGCTTGGAAGCAACCCGAAGTGCCCTCGCTAAAGAGAATGATGATTGGAAAGCAAATTGGGTAGAGAAAGTGGTCCCTACACTTGATAAAGAAGACTATTATATCCGCTCTGCTGCTGCACAGCAACTGTCAAGTTTTATTCGTTTAAAAGAGCAGCCTCAATTAGATCCGTTTCTTATCGATTACCTTTCTGAAGTGGAAGAGTATCTTTTTAAGGTACAAATGGATGAAAAAGAAAGCTTTGAAGAAATGGAAGAACTTTTCAAAATGGTTCAGTCTTATCGATGGATACAAACACAGAAGTATGCATTGGCAAATCCATTACAAAAAGTAGCTGATAACTTCTTTTATAGAATACCCTACCTCGATCATTTGGAGGAATTATATAAGAACGCTACTCCTGAAGAGAAAGAGGAATATGAAGACTTATACGATGACGTTCAGCGCTTCTGGAAGAATGCTAAAAGTCAATCACTAAACTTTGATCGAATCATACAAGAACATCTGGCTGCAGGCACAATGGACTACAATACTACATTGATGCTTGTTGGTAAAATGTACAGTACAAACCAATATTATCTGGCGACGAAATTGGTAAAGGATGCGATCGAAAAAATCGAAAAAGAAGGAGATACCACATCACACTACTACAGTTCGTTTCTATTGAACTTAAGTAGTCTTTATATGCTCCAAGGGGATTATGAAAATATGCTGACTGTCCAATTAAAGCAAAAGGAGTTAGGCTATCTACAAAGCGATGCGATGTTAATTTCTAACTATCAGATGTTGGGTAGATACAAGGAAGCTTTAGACCTGGCTAATAATTTCTTAGACAATAACGATGCAACCAATCCTTTATATCCTGGAATTAAGAATATGAAGATGACGGTTTTATTTGAGATGAAAGATTATGAGAAGACGAAGAAAGAATGTTTTGACATGATCGAGGTGGCAGAGAAACTTGGTGGTACAGTTGGATCTGGTCCCTACTTCACTTTAGCCAATGTGTATAAATATCAAGGAGACTTAAAGAATGCTCAAAAATATGCCCTAATCGCCTATAATACTTCCATTGAAGAGTATAAACGTTTTCCGGAAGTGGATGCAAATGATGTAGCTTCTTTGCTATATGTTAGAATGTTCAGGTTCTATTACTATATCAATTACGTGGGTATTCTAGTAGAAGCAAAACAAACAGATAAGGTGGATTTAGCGAAGTTGATGGAAGAGTATGAAACATTCGAATATCTGATTAAAAACGTCATGCTGAATCCATCTAAAATGGATAAGAAACAGATGGTAAAGATATCCGAAGAAAGTGGAGATATTTTGTATTCCTTAGCGGAAAAACTACCTAATCAGGCTACGCAACAGCTAGCTTATGATTATACGCTTTTATCTAAAGAAATAGGATTATCATCAGTAATTGCCATTAGAAAATATGCAGCTGATAGTAAAAACAAAGATTTGAAAAATCTATTTGAACATTGGATGGATGTACGAAAAGAGATCTTATTCCATGATCCTAGGGTAGATATTGATAGTTTAAAAGACATTGCGTTTGGTCTGCACCGAGAGTTAGCGACAAAAACAAGAAAGGAAGTCTTTGCTGTAATTGATGAGGATGATGTGAATTGGGAAATGGTGAAAAAGGCTTTAAAGCCTAATGAGGTAGCCGTTGAGTTTGTTTATTATGCTCCTGAAAAATATGCTGCTTTAGTACTAAAAAGCGATATGAAATCTCCTGTTTTTATTCCTTTATGTGATGAACAACAATTAAAAGAATTACTTCCTCCAGACAATGGTCAGCAAGAACAATGGCAGGTGAATTATATTTATAATACTAACTCACTGAAGATTGCCAACTTAATTGTTGATCCATTAAGGCCTTACCTTGATAATGTAAAAACAGTGCATTATTCGCCGGCAGGGATTCTACATGGTTTGTCGATGGATGCACTTCAATCTAAAAATTCAGAAAAAAGATGGGGACAAGAGTATAAACTGAAACGCGTAAGTAAGACATCACTTATTGCGAGTAAATCACAATTGTCGCCTCGAAAAGCAACTATTTTTGGTGGTATGAACTATGATGAAAATGCATTAGAACAGATCACAAGCGAAAGTGGTGAAAGAGGTTTAAAATTAAAGGCGAAAACATCTGGATCATCAACTTCAACAAATACAACTTCAGAAGTTCAAACAGTAGGAGGTACGTTCACTTATTTACCGGGAACACTTAAAGAAGTCAAACTAATTAATGAAGAGTTAGAAGCTTCTAAATTACAAGTTGATCTTTTTACAGGGAATGATGCTTCTGAAGTGCAATTTAAAGATTTCTGTAAAGCACCATCAGATATTTTACATATTGCTACTCATGCCTATTTCTCTCCTTATATTCCAAAGGATAAAATAGCAGCAGGATCTTATAAAGGAGCAGCGATGATTTATTCTGATCCCGATCCTATGAATAGGGCAGGTATCGTATTTTCTGGAGCGAATTACTTCTGGGAAACTGGCGAACGTTATGATGATAAAAATGATGGAATTTTGATGGCAAATGAATTATCGAATTACGATCTAAGAGCAACTAAACTAGCCATCATCTCTGCTTGTCAATCAGGAATTGGACAAAGTACACGAAGCGAAGGCGTGTATGGTTTCCAAAGAGCGATGAAGCTAGCGGGAATTGAGCATCAAATTATATCTCTGTGGACAGTGGATGATGCTGCAACACAAAAATTTATGACGCTTTTCTACAAGTACTATGTAGAGCTATCTGATATCGGTGAGGCAGTAAGTAAAGCACAGGCTACCATTAAAGAAGAATATGAAAATCCATACTATTGGGCAGCTTTTGTGCATGTGCAATAAAATAATATTTTTAACCTGTCGTCCCTTGTGGAATGGCAGGTTATAAATATTTATTGAACCAATTTAAAATTGGGTCAGGATTTTTGCCTAACCATGAGTATGCGGCACCTCGTTTCTTTTCAAGATCCAACCATAATAAATCCTTTTCTACAGTTAGTGAATTATAATACTCTTGAACCATATTTAGATTAGTCATGGGATCATTTTTATTTTGAATAACAAGAGTTGGGATAAAAATGTCTTTTACATATGGTAGAAAAGCTTCCCCGGTGAGATCTGTATTTCTCTTTTCTTTGTTATATTTATTTCCTGAGTTGATTAGAAAATTTGGTAGTCCCATAGCTTTAACAAAAAAATCATAGGTCAGGGGTTGTACAGATATCATTGCTTTAAGCTGATTAAATGATTTCATTTCTTCTTCCATTCCAAAAGCAAAAGTTGTTGCTCCCTGTCCCATACAGATAGAAAGTAAACCAATGGATGCATCTTTGTAAATGTCTTTATCTGAGATATATTTTATGGCTGCTACAATATCTTTTCGTTCTTTTACCCCCCATGATACCCAGTCTGTTTGTTCACTATTGCCATGATTTCTCATATCATACATTAATACTGAATATCCATTCTCGAATAAATATTTTGCTTGATCTAAAAAATGAATATCACTAGTCCATAACGCATTTTTCATCATTCCTTTTCCTTCTTGTGTGAAACCACACCTTGAGCATTGCACACCAAAATGTGATTGAATGATTACCTTGTCTGTGTTACCATTGATAAGCCATCCTGATAATGTAATATCATCAGAAGTTTTGAAAGTGACATCTTCAAATGGAAGGTTGTATTTATCAGGTGTTTCAAAAACTGGAGACTTACCAGGTTTGATCATCATGTCAGAGATAACTTTTCCAAACATTTTGTATTTATTATTTAGTTAAATAGTTGGGTTTATTATTCAATAATTTATGAAAAATATAGTATCATGGCAATTTTAGGGGGGCATTATTTTCCTTTTCAGTTAATTGATAATTAGTTGTTTAGTAATAATATTTATGGACATGTTTTTGAAGGACCTATTTGTTTAATTACTCAGTAATCTCAATCCAGTTTCCTTCCGAATCTTCAATGATACTTTCATAATAGCCATCGCCAGTTGTTCTAGGTTCTCCGATAATAGTAAAGCCGTCTTGTCTAAACCTTTCGGTAAGTTGATCTACTTTTTCTTTACTTCCAACGGAAATTGCTAGATGTGTTAAACCAAACGAATGTCCTTTACTTATTTCAGAAGCTTGGATATCTGGTCGAGCCATAATTTCAATTCTAGTATTTTCACCTTCAAAAGATAAGAAGTATGAGCTGAAATTCTTTGTTGTGTTGGTATACTTTTCACTAGTACTCATCACAAAATATTTTAAGAAAAAGTCTTTTGAAGCTTCTAAATCCTTGACCCAATAAGCAATGTGTTCAATTCTCATTTTTTATTTATGTTTTATGATATGACAAAAGTAGAAAAGCTAAAATCAGGAGAATTGTATATTTTAAACACTAATGTAATTTGAAATTGTAATTGATGATATTACTTTCTTTATCCGCTTCTTTTATCATTTTCTTATACTCAGAGGGAGTTTGATGAAGGAATAATTTGAATTCTCTGATAAAATGGGCTTGATCAAAATACCCTGAATTGATACCTATGGAGGTGAGTTGTTCTTGACTATCTATTATACTACATAGCGATTTTCGAAACTTAATTAAACGTTCAAACTTCTTTGGTGAGATTCCAATCACTTTACTAAATAGTCTGTTGAGTGAAGTATAATTGGTCTCAGAATCTTTACAGAAGCGTTCTATGGATTCGTTTTCATCATTCCATCGGAATTTTTGGTAGAAATTTAGTATTGGTTTAATCTCATTATATCGATCAACAGAAAAGTGAGATAAAATGGTTTTTTCTAGCTTCTTAATAAGTGCATCATCACTTTTATGCTCTGTAATAAAAGGAAAACCTTCAAGTTGAATAGGTATTGAAGTGTCCATAATCTCTTTTCCTGCAAATTGGAAGAATGGATAGAGACCATAAGCAAAGAGTCGAATGCCAAAAACTTTGGTATTCGGTGGGTATGTAATGGTATTGTTCTGTAAAGAGATACCCTCTATTTGAGGAGAAGTGACCCAGCTTTCATTTCGTTTATAGTTTGATGTCCCAATAGGGAAAATTATATTGATATATTGACTTGGGGGAATCACAACTTTTGTTTCTACTTCAGTATTTTCAATGATCCAAAACCTTTCAATGAGATCTGAATGAAATTCTGGAAAATGTGTTTTTATCTTTAACATTTAAATAATGGCAAGGGAATATACTCTTTCTATTAAAGGTAAAGGAAATCTATGAATTCCAACTTTTGTAGATTGACAGTTCTGTGCAAATTCATTTTTTTTATGTGTAAATGATTGAATGTGATTATCAAGACCTTTGTAAGGTAATAATTAATTAATCTGTTGATCATTTAAAAATCAGAATGAAAAAGTCAATTAAAATCTCATCAGTCTTAGGTTTAAGCCTAATTTTATTAGTTCACTCAACAATCTTCGCATGTACAGGTATTCGCTTAGTTGCTGAAGATGGAAGTATTCGATATGGTCGAACAATGGAATGGGGCGCTTTTGATCTATTCTCAAAAGTAGCAATTGTTCCTAAAGGTTATGCATTTTCAAGCTTAACCCCTGAAGGGAATAACGGGAAAAAATTTGAAGCAAAATATGGCATTGTAGGTCTTGATATGCTCGGTAAAGATCTAATTATTGATGGTATGAATGATGCAGGTCTATCAGTAGGAATATTTTACTTTCCAAATTTAGCAAAATATACAGAGTATGATCCTTCACAAGCTGAAAATACGATATCATCACAAGATGTTGTAAATTATATTTTGGCACAGTACGCAACTGTTGATGAAGTAAAAGAAGGAATTCAAAATGTAGCAGTAGTAGGAGTAATAGAAGAAGCAATAGGTATTGAAGTTGATGGACACTGGATGGTAACTGATGCTTCAGGTGAGTCAATTGTTATTGAATTTGTAGATGGTCAACTTCATATTCATGATGCTCCACTAGGCGTAATCACTAATGCACCTTCTTATGATTGGCACATGATGAACTTAAGAAATTACTTAAATCTTGATTTTAATTCAGCTCCTTCAAAAACGATCTCTGGAGTTGAGTTTAAACCAACTGGAATGGGTTCAGGTATGTTAGGCCTACCTGGTGATATGACACCAACCTCACGATTTGTAAGAGCAGT
The Flammeovirga agarivorans genome window above contains:
- a CDS encoding CHAT domain-containing protein, whose amino-acid sequence is MQTKQLLLILSFFVTISCAQDKKAVMSFKTSQLRSALPEMQKEYESLEATRSALAKENDDWKANWVEKVVPTLDKEDYYIRSAAAQQLSSFIRLKEQPQLDPFLIDYLSEVEEYLFKVQMDEKESFEEMEELFKMVQSYRWIQTQKYALANPLQKVADNFFYRIPYLDHLEELYKNATPEEKEEYEDLYDDVQRFWKNAKSQSLNFDRIIQEHLAAGTMDYNTTLMLVGKMYSTNQYYLATKLVKDAIEKIEKEGDTTSHYYSSFLLNLSSLYMLQGDYENMLTVQLKQKELGYLQSDAMLISNYQMLGRYKEALDLANNFLDNNDATNPLYPGIKNMKMTVLFEMKDYEKTKKECFDMIEVAEKLGGTVGSGPYFTLANVYKYQGDLKNAQKYALIAYNTSIEEYKRFPEVDANDVASLLYVRMFRFYYYINYVGILVEAKQTDKVDLAKLMEEYETFEYLIKNVMLNPSKMDKKQMVKISEESGDILYSLAEKLPNQATQQLAYDYTLLSKEIGLSSVIAIRKYAADSKNKDLKNLFEHWMDVRKEILFHDPRVDIDSLKDIAFGLHRELATKTRKEVFAVIDEDDVNWEMVKKALKPNEVAVEFVYYAPEKYAALVLKSDMKSPVFIPLCDEQQLKELLPPDNGQQEQWQVNYIYNTNSLKIANLIVDPLRPYLDNVKTVHYSPAGILHGLSMDALQSKNSEKRWGQEYKLKRVSKTSLIASKSQLSPRKATIFGGMNYDENALEQITSESGERGLKLKAKTSGSSTSTNTTSEVQTVGGTFTYLPGTLKEVKLINEELEASKLQVDLFTGNDASEVQFKDFCKAPSDILHIATHAYFSPYIPKDKIAAGSYKGAAMIYSDPDPMNRAGIVFSGANYFWETGERYDDKNDGILMANELSNYDLRATKLAIISACQSGIGQSTRSEGVYGFQRAMKLAGIEHQIISLWTVDDAATQKFMTLFYKYYVELSDIGEAVSKAQATIKEEYENPYYWAAFVHVQ
- a CDS encoding alpha/beta hydrolase, which encodes MFGKVISDMMIKPGKSPVFETPDKYNLPFEDVTFKTSDDITLSGWLINGNTDKVIIQSHFGVQCSRCGFTQEGKGMMKNALWTSDIHFLDQAKYLFENGYSVLMYDMRNHGNSEQTDWVSWGVKERKDIVAAIKYISDKDIYKDASIGLLSICMGQGATTFAFGMEEEMKSFNQLKAMISVQPLTYDFFVKAMGLPNFLINSGNKYNKEKRNTDLTGEAFLPYVKDIFIPTLVIQNKNDPMTNLNMVQEYYNSLTVEKDLLWLDLEKKRGAAYSWLGKNPDPILNWFNKYL
- a CDS encoding VOC family protein yields the protein MRIEHIAYWVKDLEASKDFFLKYFVMSTSEKYTNTTKNFSSYFLSFEGENTRIEIMARPDIQASEISKGHSFGLTHLAISVGSKEKVDQLTERFRQDGFTIIGEPRTTGDGYYESIIEDSEGNWIEITE
- a CDS encoding helix-turn-helix domain-containing protein, with the translated sequence MLKIKTHFPEFHSDLIERFWIIENTEVETKVVIPPSQYINIIFPIGTSNYKRNESWVTSPQIEGISLQNNTITYPPNTKVFGIRLFAYGLYPFFQFAGKEIMDTSIPIQLEGFPFITEHKSDDALIKKLEKTILSHFSVDRYNEIKPILNFYQKFRWNDENESIERFCKDSETNYTSLNRLFSKVIGISPKKFERLIKFRKSLCSIIDSQEQLTSIGINSGYFDQAHFIREFKLFLHQTPSEYKKMIKEADKESNIINYNFKLH
- a CDS encoding linear amide C-N hydrolase, with translation MKKSIKISSVLGLSLILLVHSTIFACTGIRLVAEDGSIRYGRTMEWGAFDLFSKVAIVPKGYAFSSLTPEGNNGKKFEAKYGIVGLDMLGKDLIIDGMNDAGLSVGIFYFPNLAKYTEYDPSQAENTISSQDVVNYILAQYATVDEVKEGIQNVAVVGVIEEAIGIEVDGHWMVTDASGESIVIEFVDGQLHIHDAPLGVITNAPSYDWHMMNLRNYLNLDFNSAPSKTISGVEFKPTGMGSGMLGLPGDMTPTSRFVRAVAWTQTTRPMENSEESLYEMFRILDNFNLSLGADRAEGTGIFFGKDHSTMRSATIWTTSFDLTNKVFNYHTQDNRRVQQINLSDIDFTTMGNEIKRLPLDIDRSQDILDRTPQFN